In Kitasatospora sp. NA04385, a single genomic region encodes these proteins:
- the hemC gene encoding hydroxymethylbilane synthase, producing the protein MNGQETVTPLRLGTRRSALAMAQSGMVAEEVAKVTGRRVELVEITTYGDVSRESLAQIGGTGVFVSALRDALLEGRIDLAVHSLKDLPTAAPPGLLLAAVPEREDVRDALVARGGLTLAELVAGAGGRTVRVGTGSPRRMAQLNAWARARGADLDTVPIRGNVDTRITYVTSGELDAVVLATAGLNRLGRSAEITEHLDTALMLPAPGQGALAVECVDPTLAAVLARLDHRPTRAAVVAERALLATLEAGCSAPVAALATWAGTELRLNGAVGTTDGVELLKMSATGPLVPDETAEEQAAALGRALATRLLDTGAADLMGERAR; encoded by the coding sequence ATGAATGGTCAAGAGACAGTGACGCCGCTGCGCCTCGGCACCCGCCGCAGCGCCCTCGCCATGGCCCAGTCGGGCATGGTCGCCGAGGAGGTGGCCAAGGTCACCGGCCGCCGGGTGGAACTGGTCGAGATCACCACCTACGGGGACGTCTCCCGCGAGTCGCTGGCCCAGATCGGCGGCACCGGGGTGTTCGTCTCCGCCCTGCGCGACGCCCTGCTGGAGGGCCGGATCGACCTGGCCGTCCACTCGCTCAAGGACCTGCCCACCGCCGCCCCCCCCGGGCTGCTGCTGGCCGCCGTCCCCGAGCGCGAGGACGTCCGGGACGCGCTGGTCGCCCGCGGCGGCCTGACCCTGGCCGAGCTGGTCGCCGGGGCCGGCGGCCGCACCGTCCGGGTCGGCACCGGCTCCCCGCGCCGGATGGCCCAGCTGAACGCCTGGGCCCGCGCCCGCGGCGCCGACCTGGACACCGTGCCGATCCGCGGCAACGTGGACACCCGGATCACCTACGTCACCTCCGGCGAACTCGACGCCGTGGTGCTGGCCACCGCCGGACTCAACCGGCTCGGCCGCTCCGCCGAGATCACCGAGCACCTCGACACCGCGCTGATGCTGCCCGCCCCCGGGCAGGGCGCGCTCGCCGTCGAGTGCGTCGACCCGACCCTGGCCGCCGTCCTGGCCCGGCTCGACCACCGCCCCACCCGGGCCGCCGTGGTCGCCGAACGCGCCCTGCTCGCCACCCTGGAGGCCGGCTGCTCCGCCCCGGTCGCCGCGCTGGCGACCTGGGCCGGCACCGAACTGCGCCTGAACGGCGCGGTCGGCACCACCGACGGCGTGGAACTGCTCAAGATGTCCGCCACCGGCCCGCTCGTCCCCGACGAGACCGCCGAGGAGCAGGCCGCGGCCCTGGGCCGCGCCCTGGCCACCAGGCTGCTCGACACCGGAGCGGCCGACCTGATGGGGGAGCGCGCCCGATGA